The sequence CCGGTATAGTCGCGACCGAAGTGCTCATAATTGAGCTTAATATATTTATGCCACTCTTCCGGGACAGCATCTTCTTCAAATATCGCCTCGACCGGGCACTCTGGCTCACACGCCCCGCAGTCAATGCACTCTTCCGGATCGATATAGAGCATATGCCCGGTAGGGTCGTCCC comes from Candidatus Neomarinimicrobiota bacterium and encodes:
- a CDS encoding ferredoxin family protein; this encodes MTYIICEPCFGVCDTACVEVCPVDCIQPDEGWQKGDDPTGHMLYIDPEECIDCGACEPECPVEAIFEEDAVPEEWHKYIKLNYEHFGRDYTG